The genomic stretch GGCGCGATGGCTTGCACCAGCACCGGCCCGCCGGGCAGCGGGCCGAGGGCGCCGTCGGAGGAAACGACGTGGCTCAACGCGTCGTGCTCGAGCGCCACTTCGACCTGCCTCAGCGTGATCGGATCATGCGAGCCGACCACCAGCAGCAGGGGGCCCTCGAGGCGTTGGGTCTTTGGCGCTGGCGGTCCGCTGAGCCGTTCCCCCAGTGCCACGCCAAGTCCGTTCGCGCCAACCAGCAGCGTCTCCGGCGTCGCCCGGTCGAGCAACGCCAGCAGCGCCATCGCGTCGGCGGTGTCCGGCGCCTCGTGCGGCACGTCGCGCATCGCTGCAGCGATGGCAATCGGCGCGCCGATGCCCTGGCCGATCACGTGGCCGCCGCGCACCGTCCGGCCCTGGCTCGGCACCGCCGGCGCAACAACCGTTCGGCTGCGCCCGAATGCCTGCAGCATCGCCGCGGTTTCGATCGCCACGTGGCCCTTGAGCCGGGAATCGATTTTCTTCAGCGCCCATTCCGGTTGCATCGCAGCAAGCCGGCGGGACACCGCGTCGACGGTCGCGCGGGCGTCTTCGGGGCGGCCTTCGCGGCTTGCAGTGTTCACCACCACCACCTCGGCGCCCGAGCCGATCGCCTGCTCGGCGGCGTCCGGGGTGGTCGCGACCACTACCGTCAGCCCGCGTGCGGCGAGCGGGGCGCTGACGTCCAGCGCTCCCGTCAGATCATCGGCAACGATGGCCAGCCTCACCCGCGTCTCCCTCGCCCCCGCATCATGGAGGGTGCTCTGCTTGTAAACATT from Devosia sp. A16 encodes the following:
- a CDS encoding four-carbon acid sugar kinase family protein, with amino-acid sequence MRLAIVADDLTGALDVSAPLAARGLTVVVATTPDAAEQAIGSGAEVVVVNTASREGRPEDARATVDAVSRRLAAMQPEWALKKIDSRLKGHVAIETAAMLQAFGRSRTVVAPAVPSQGRTVRGGHVIGQGIGAPIAIAAAMRDVPHEAPDTADAMALLALLDRATPETLLVGANGLGVALGERLSGPPAPKTQRLEGPLLLVVGSHDPITLRQVEVALEHDALSHVVSSDGALGPLPGGPVLVQAIAPHDAGFGAAMQRFGRSIAELLRRGDFGTVLLSGGETAQTVLAALEIGCLEVAGEVLPGIPLTRAALGDRSLTVLTKSGGFGTAQDILRLVGISENAVPVTDYALAGEQR